The DNA window GCCGTGTGACAGCCGCGCACCGCACCCTCGGAGCGGTATTTGCGAGTTTGCGGACGGGGCGATGAAGCCGTTTTGGGATGAAGAGGGGAAGTGTGTTTCCGCAGGCTTCAAAGGCCGAGGGCAACTACAGCCCCACACCCTCAATTCTCTGGCCGCACTCGGGGCAGCGGCCTTGCTGCAGCCGGTTGCGGACAGAACCCCTTCCGGATCGCGCGATGACCACCGCTCCGCACCCCGGGCAGGTGGTGTGGGCACCCGCTTCGCCCGGGACGTTGCCTTCGTAGACATGGCGCAGCCCCGCCTGCAGGCCGATTTCGCGCGCGCGCCGCAAGGTGGCCACCGGGGTAGGGGGCACGTCCGTCAACTTATAGGTCGGGTAAAAGGCCGAAACGTGCCAGGGCACCTCCTCGCCGACCCCTTTTACAAAGGCCGCGATCTCCGCCAGCTCCTGCTTACTGTCGTTTAACCCGGGGATCACCAGGGTGGTGACCTCCAGCCAGACGCCTAGCAAGTTCATCAGAGCGATGGTTTCCAGAACCGGTTTCAGTCGGGCGCCGCAGATTTCATGGTAAAATTTTTCCGTAAACGCCTTCAGGTCGATGTTGACGGCATCCAGCAGAGGGGCGATCCGGTGCGCCGCCTCCGCGCTCATATAGCCATTGCTGACAAAGACGTTTTTGATGCCGGCCTGATGGGCCAAAGTGGCCGTGTCGTAGGCAAATTCGAAAAATATGGTGGGTTCGGTATAGGTGTAGGCGATCGAGCTGCAGCCGGCCGCCCGCGCCGCGGCGACGATCTCTGCGGGCGTGCGGTCCTTGCCGCCGATCCGGCCCGACCCCAGGCGGGGAATCTGGGAGATTTCAAAATTCTGGCAATGCCGGCAGTGGAAATTGCACCCCACCGAGCCGATCGAATAGGCCTGGGAGCCCGGCAGGAAGTGGTAGAGCGGTTTTTTCTCGATGGGGTCGACCCGCTCGGCGATGATCTTCCCGTAAACGAGGCTGTAGAGCTTTCCCCCCTGGTTTTGCCGCACCCCGCAAAGTCCCCGTTTGCCCTCGGCGATCCGGCAGCGGTGGTGGCATAGATTGCAGTGGGCCTGGTTTTCGTCCGCGGCTTGATAGAAAAGGGCCTCGTGCATGTTGGCACCTCGCGCCTTGGCGTGACCCTTGATGCGCGCGGAAGCGCGCATCAAGGTGTCGACGCAACCCGTTTTTTCCGCTTGCCGCCCGTGAATTGGCCCCACAGCCGGCCGGCGGCTTCAGGGCCGTATCATGGCGGCGCCGCATTTGGGGCAGCGCGCCTCGAAACAGGGCATGCCCGGGCGGTGGGGCGTCCGTTCGCCGCAGGCCGGGCAGACGCAATCGCCCCCGGGCCCGGCGCCGAAACCACCGCCGCCCCGCCGGCCCCCGCCGCGCCCCATACCGCGACCGCCGCCACGTCCCATGCCGCCGCCGCGGCCCGCAGCCATGGCGGCCGGGCGTCCGCCGCCGGGGGCGGCTGCCGTCGGCCCCGCAGCCGCCTGCAGCCCGCCGCCTTGATGCTGCTGAAGGACCTCGCGCACGGTGCCGGAGGCTCCGGTGTGCACCTGCACCCCGGCCGCCTCCAGCACCTGGGCCGCATTGGGCCCCAGATTGCCGGTCAGGACCACCTTTACACCGGCATTGGCGACGATCTGGGCGGCCTGTACGCCTGCCCCGCCCGTATTTCCGGCGGCCGTGTTTTCAAGCACCTCAAAGCCTTCGGTGGCTGGATCGACAACGATAAAGCACAGGCAGCGCCCGAAGCGCGTGTCAACCTGCGCATCCAGATCGCGTCCCGTCGATGAGATCGCTATTTTCATCATTCTCCTCCTTTTATCAGAACTTCTCGGTTGTGGGGATTTGCTTAAACCCCGGGTCCGGCGCCGCTCCGCTCGTGATCTGCTTCAAAGCCCATCTTCGGCTTGGGTTGTTTCCCCAGGCCGGTTGACGGGCCTTGGGGTCGTATCTTTTAGGCATATACTCATAACTGTACTTTAACGATGTCTCGGCTGATTGCAACCCTTTTCGCACGAAAAAAGTAAATCAGGTGGCATGTCGGCGCGCAATAGCGGTGGGGTGGAGCTCGCGCCTGGTCGTTGCGCCCCCCGATGCCGGGTTCGGATTCGCCGGGGGCATGGCGGCTGTCGGATGTGTCGGCGCCGGTCTGTTGCAGTGGGGGGCAAAAAAAGATAGAGTCCGGCGCAGCTTTCGTATAAAAGCAAATCAAACCGGCCCATCCAAGTTTTTTCTGCGAAAACAGCGCACGGCACGGTAAAATATTTTTTGGGGGGGATCTTGAAAACCTATGATTTTGTTCTGATCGGTGGCGGGATTGTCGGGGTTTCGACCGCCTGGCAGCTGCAGCAGCGCTTCCCGGATGCGGCGATTCTGCTGGTGGAAAAAGAGTCTGGTCTGGCCTGTCACCAGACCGGGCACAACTCCGGCGTCATCCATGCGGGCGTCTACTACCAGCCGGGCAGTCTGAAGGCCGATTTCTGCCGGCGGGGCGCGGCCCAGACCTTCGCCTTCTGCCGCGAGCATCGCCTGCCGGTGGAACGCTGCGGCAAACTGCTGGTGGCCACCGACCCCCGCGAGGTCGCCCGCATGGACGCGCTGGAGGTGCGTTGCCGGCAAAACCGGATCGTAACCCGACGGCTGTCCCAGGCGGAACTGAAGCGCCGGGAGCCGCATATCACCGGCCTGGCCGCCCTGTTCGTGCCGGCCACCGGGATAACCGACTACCGTAAGATCACCGCCAAGATGGCCGCGCTGTTCACCGCCCTGGGGGGCGAAATCAAAGCCGGCCGCCCGGCCCGGGCGCTTCGCGAAAAAGCGGACGGCGTGGCGTTGCGGGTGGGCGATGAGCCCGTTGGCACCCGCTACCTGGTGGCCTGCGGCGGCCTGATGGCGGACCGCCTGGCGCTCCAGATGGGCATCGAGATCGACTTTCGGATCGTGCCCTTCCGCGGGGAGTATTTCCAACTGGCCTCCCGGCACAACCGGATCGTCCGCCACCTGATCTACCCCATTCCCGACCCCGACCTGCCCTTTCTGGGGGTGCACCTGACCCGCATGATCGACGGCGCCGTGACCGTCGGCCCCAACGCCGTTTTGGGCTGGAAGCGCGAAGGCTACGACCGCTTCAACCTGGACCTGGGCGAGAGCCTGGCGATGTTCGGCTTTCCCGGCTTCTGGCGGGTGATCGGGGCCAACCTGGCCTCCGGGGCAGGTGAATTCCGGGATTCCCTCTACAAGCCCGGCTACCTCAAACGGGTGCAAAAATACTGCCCCGAGCTGACCTTGGCCGACCTTCGTCCCTACCCGGCGGGCATCCGGGCCCAGGCGGTGAAACGCGACGGCAGCCTCGTGCACGATTTTCTTTTCGCCGAAAGCACCCGTTCGCTGCACGTCTGCAACGCCCCCTCGCCGGCCGCGACATCGGCCATGCCCATCGGCGCATATCTTTGCGACAAGGTGGCCGCCAAGTTCAAACTGTGACCCAACCGTCGGCTGCCGGGCGCTTCACACGCCCGGCAGCCATGCCAAGGTCCCACCCACGGGCGGGAGGCCGCGGCTTTTCTCTGTGGGGATATGAAACTGACGCCTGAGCAGGAGGCAGTCGTCGCGCGGGACCTGACCCCGGGCGAGGTGCTCAAGGTCATCGCCTTTGCCGGCACCGGCAAAACGACCACTCTGGTCCGCTATGCCGCGGCAAGACCGCGCATGCGCTTTCTTTACGTGGCTTTCAACAAGAGCGTGCAGCTGGAAGCCGCCGCCCGATTCCCCGCCAACGTCGTCTGCAAAACATCCCACGCTCTCGCCTTCGCGCGCTTCGGCGTCAAACACCGGCAACGCCTGGTCCCCGGTTTCAAGGCCAATACGGTCATGCAGGCCCTGGGGCTGGACGGTTACGAGGCGGCCAAGTTCACCATCGATACCCTGATGAACTACCTGCTATCGGCCGATGCCAGGGTCGGCAAGCGCCACATCCCCTTTGTCTGCCGGCAGTACTTCGAGGCCTTGAAGCGCCCCCTGCCGGATGTCGTCGCCCTCGCCAACCGCCTGGGGCGGTTGATGTGCACCGCTGAAAACCCCGAAATCGGGATGCTCCATGACGGCTATCTCAAACTCTTCCAGCTCTCCCGCCCACGCCTGGGCTACGACTGCATCCTCTTGGACGAGGCCCAGGACATCAACCCCGTGACGGCCGAGGTGATCCTCTCCCAGCCGGAGACGCCCAAGATCCTGGTGGGCGACCCGAATCAGCAGATCTATAGTTTCCGCGGGGCGCAAAACAGCCTGGCACGGGTGAAATCCAGCGAAACCCTCTATCTGACCGGCAGTTTCCGGTTTCACGCCAAGATCGCTGCCGTGGCCAACCTGGTGCTGAGGCAGTTCAAGGGGGAGCAAAAGAAGCTAAGGGGACTGCGAAAAAAGCGGGCAGTCGGAAACGGCGGCCCCAGAACCGTGGTTGCGCGCACCAACGCCAAGGTCTTCGAAGAGGCCGCGGCGCAGACCCGCAGGGGCAAAAGAGTCGGGTTCGTGGGAGGGATCGGCGGGTACCGCTTCAACCGCCTGCTGGACGTCTATCGTCTCTTCCAGGGGGCACCGCACCGGATTCGCGACCCCTATATCCGCAGCTTTCCGTCCTTCGGGGAGTTGGAGGCCTACGCCCGGGCGGTGGAGGACCTTGAAGCCATGAGCCTCTGCAAGGTGGTCCAGAACCACCGCCATCAGATCCCGCTGCGGGTCCGGGCGATCACCGAGAGGGCCGTCGATGAAAAACAGGCCGAAGTCGTCCTGACCACCGCCCACAAGGCCAAGGGGCTGGAATGGCCGGATGTCACCCTCGCCGACGATTTTCCGGATCTCGTGGTGGGCGGGGAGCCGATTTCAAAGGATGATTTGGAGGCCGACGAGTTCAACCTGATCTACGTCAGCCTGACCCGGGCCATGGACCATCTGCGCCTGGCGCCGGGCTGCAGCTTGCAGGCGCTGCTGGCCTATGTCCGGCAGCAGGAGGCGTCCGAGCCTCCCCCGCCTGAGGGCTAAAACGTCCCCACAGCCGCTTAAATTGTTTTGTACCGCGACCCTCACACCGCCGGCGGGGTCCGGCCGAGGGCGCGCCGGGCTTTCCAGCCGTAGAGAAAACCGAAAAGGCCGAAGATGATCCCCAGGCCGCCGATCATGGACGGGACCCGGCTTCCGGCCGCGGGGGGCGGGGGTGATTCCGGTGCTGCCTGGGACGCGGCCTGTCCACCGGTTTCAGGGACGTCGATTTTCAGGGCCAGCCGATGGCCCATGCCGTCGCTGACCACCGCCTCCCACACGCCGGGCCGGTCCGGAAGAAAAAGCATGACGCCGTTGCGGTCGGTGCGGCCGCTCTGAAAGGCGATTTTCTCGCCGGCGGCCCTGATCTCCACGGCCGCGTAGCTCATGGGTTCGCCGTCGTCGTAGACCGCCGTGACCTGGTAGCCCCGGCCCGGCGCGATGCGGCCCTCCACGCCGTGGCCGAAGGCCGGCGCGGCGCCGGCGGCGATGAGCACGGCAATCAGCGGGGCTACAAAGAGGCGCATCGTTTTTGTGCCTTTCCGGCCTCGCCGGAGCTGAAAGATGAAAGTGGAAAGATGAAAGGGTGCCATCATGGGGTTTCCTCAGGCTTTAAGGGCCTCGGCAAGAAATAATTCCACATGGCTTGTTTTTTGGCCCGTCACCGGCGTTACATCCGCCGGCCCATATCCCGATATGCACCGGCGAATGTGCCTTGGTGGCGAACCAAAATCAGGCGCCATATTGTGGAATTATTTATTGCCGCAACCCTGATGCGGACGGTTGATCTCCGTATTCAGGTGACTGATCGCGCCGCCGGGCAAAGAGGTAGAAAACCGCCAGACCCGCGGCGATGGTGGCCAGGCCGAAGAGCGCGGCCACGGGCCGCCCGCGGATGGAGAAGATGATAATCCAGGTGTTGCCCAGGATGAACAGCATCGGTGTGACGGGATAGCCCGGCGTACGGTAGGCGGGCCCGTCGATGCCCGTCCGGCGGCGCACGCGCATGAGGCCGATCACCGTGAGCATGGCGCACAGCGAGAGGGTGAAGCCGATGTAGATCAGCAAGGTGTCGAAAGAGGCCGACAGCACCATGACGATGGCCAGTCCCGCTTGCAGGCCGATGGAAGCGGCCGGCGTGCGACGCGCCGGGTTCAAGCGGCCGAAGAGGCTGAAGAAAAGGCCGTCCCGGGACATGGCGTAGTAGATCCGCGGACCGGTCAGGATCATGGCGCTGAGAAGCGAGAACAGACCCAGGGCCACGGCTGCGCTGAAAAAGCGGCTGACGCCGGCACCAAAGAGGGCAGTGGCCGACACCGCCCCGACCTCCAGCACCCCGGCCATCCGGTCCATGGGCAGGGCCTGGATGTAGACGGCATTGAGCAGCAGGTAAAAGCAGACCACCACGGCCGTGCCCAGGACCAGGGCCAGGGGTATGGTGCGTTGGGGCGCGGTGATCTCGGCGCCCAGGTAGGCCGCTGCGTTCCAGCCGCTGTAAGCGAACGAGACGAAGGTCAGGGAGACGGCGAACTTTTCGGCGCTCAACGGCCCGGCGGCGGGTGCGCTGAAGTGGGCCGCATCCCCCTTGCCCCACAGCCACGCGGCCAGAACGAAGAGGACGATCAGGGCGATCTTGAACACCGTCAGGCCGTTCTGGATATGGCTGCCCATCTGCAGGCTGTGCATGTGGATCAGGGAGAAAACCACGATGGCCGCGACGGCCGTCAGGGTCAGCGGTGAGAGGGTGGCCAGCTTCACACCCCAAAGGGAGAGGATCAGCGGCTCGCCCGCGGCGATGGCAAAGGCCTGGAAAAGGTAGGTGGCCAGGGCGATGGCCGCCGCGGCGATAGGCGCCGAAAAGCCGACGATCAGGGAGATCCAGCCGGACAGGAAGGCCAGGGGCCGGCCGAAACTCTCCCTGAGAAACACATATTCGCCGCCGGCCCGGGGAAAGCGCGCCCCCAGTTCGCCGTAGCACAAAGCCCCGCAGAGGGCGAAGAGGCCGCCAAAGAGCCAGCAGAGCAGCAGGGCCCGGGGGGAGCCCAACTCCTCCAGGATGAAACCCGAGGTGGTGAAGATGCCGGTTCCGACCATGTTGGCGATCACCAGGATGGTGGCGGAAAAGAGGCCCAGCTCCCGGCGCAGGTCGCCGGTGTTGGGGGCGCTTTCCATTTTCACCTTACTTCCATGGCATAGGTCACGGTGTACATGGCCTCGTCACAGGTTTCCGGATCGGGATAGGCCGGTCTGTGGGAGAGGATGACCAGCCAGTGGCCGGGGCGGTCCGGCTCGAATTCCACCCGTCCCTGGGCGTCGGTCCGGGTTTCCACGGGGTAGCGCTTGATGCCGTGCTGCTTCTCGGCGCTGGCCGGATCTTCGCTTTTGGGCTCCTGGTAACCGGCATAGACCGCCTTCACCTTGGCGTCGGCCAGTGGGTTTCCCTGGTAGCGCACCTGGGCCGCGAAGGTCTCGCCGGCCTTGAGTTCCCGGGGATCTGCGGCCGGAATCAGCTCCAAGGCTTGACCCGCGGCGGCATCGAAACCATCGGCCAGGTCGCCGGCGAGCAGCACGGTCTTGGCCTCGATTTGAAAGCTGGTGCATTTGACGGCGTTTTCAACCTCTTGCTTGTGGCCCCATTTGCGACCCTCGGGGGTCATGCTGAAAAAGCCCGGTTTGATGCGGGCCGTGACGATGTAGGCCCCCGCCTTTTCGATTTTCAGGCGATAGCGGTCCACGGCCGCTTTTTCCAGTTGAACCCCGGCGCCGTCGGGGTCCAGGGCCTGAATCGCTTCCACCCGGTCCGGTTTGACCTCCTCGTGGGTGCGGCTGGCCGGAAATTCATGCCCCCAGCCGATGCCGATCTCCACGGTGTCGCCCACGGCCGGGTGGGTGTCCATGGGGTTGAGCCAGAGCATGTGGGCCCCGGCGGGAGCGGCGGCCAGGGCCAGAAACAGGATCAGCGCTACACAGACGATATGCTTTTTCATTTGTTCCCCTTTCTTTCCGAAGGTGCAAATTTTGACGGACCGGTAAGTAAAAAACCAGACGGTTCCGAAAAAAGAGTTCTACCCCGCCGTGCTGCGGTGTTTTGGCAGAAAAGAACCTTTACGGGTACCCTGGGGATAGGTCGGGCTTCACAACTCCCCTTGCTGTTTGTTCATTTTCTTTTGCGGAAAAGAAAACGAACCAAAAGAAACCGCCCGTGTCCCGGGGCCCTGCGGGCTGCCCTGCGCTTCTCTCAGCCGGCGGGCCCTGTGGAACTCGCTGGCGCTCAGACAGCCACAGGACCTTTGTCGCCGGCTGCTGCGATGCTCGGCCCGGGACGATGGGACATAAATCGCCGGCCTCAACAAGCGTTTGAGATAAGGCTGCGGTCTTCGAAAAAACCCCATACCCGCGTAAATTAGCGGTTGAGTTCTATAGAAGTTCAATTTACGGCCCGCAAATCTCGAGGTGTGAGGCGTACTGATGTATGCCGCAGCGACTTCGAGATGCAGCGCAACGCAGAAATTGGCCTCTCCCCTGCGAGCGGATGGCGCAACGAGGGCCTAATACGCTACCCGACCCCCGTCGGACAGAAAGTCGCCGACGTAGAGCAGGTACTCGAAGGGCAGCTTGCCCGCGCCCACCTCTTCGAGGATGGTGCCCAGGGTGCCGCGGGTGACTTTCTCCTTCTCGGCGTAGCCGGCGTGGGAAACGATGGCCACGGGCGTTTCGCCCGGGTAGCGCTGGGCCAGGCTGTCCACGAAATGCTTGAACTCCCTGCGCATGGTGAACAGCACCATGGTGGCCTGGTGCACGGCCATTTCCCCCACGGACCAGCCCGAGGCCAGCAGCACCGAGTGGCTGTTCCTGCCCTCGGTGACCCCGGCCTGCAGGGCGGCGTTGGCCACGTTGAAACTGCTCAGGCCGGGAATCACCTCGGTCTCCAGGTCCTTCAGCGCCGTCAGGCTCCACGAGCAGGGGCCGTAGATCAGCGGGTCGCCGTTGTCGAGCATGGCCACTGTCTGGCCCTGGGCCACGGCGGCGCGCACGATACCCTCGAACTCCGCCTGCTTCTGGTGGTATTCTTCACAGCTCATGCGTTCATTGGCCCGTTCGGCCTCCGTCAGCTGGTCGCAGTCTTTGCCGTAAAAGGGGAAGAGCCGGCCGAAGCCATCCAAGACCTTTTTGCCCGTCAGCAGCGATGCGTAACGCTCCTGGTATTTTTGGCTGGCGAAGAGCAAGTCGGCCTTTTGGATGACTTCCAAAGCCCGCAGGGTGACCAAATCGGGGTCGCCCGGACCCATGCCCACCAGGTAGTATTTGCCCGGGCCGGAGGCGGCGGCCTTGGCCGGCGCGCTCGGAATTTGGGCCAGGGCCTTGCCCACATAGACCAGGGACATGTCGGCATCCACCCCGCCGAGCTTGTCGCCGATGTCGGCCAACATGCCCGGGATCACCTTCTGGCGCTCGGTCTGCCCGGCGTGGCTGACAATCGCGACCGGCGTTTCGGGCGGATAGGCGGCCGAGAGGCGCTTGAAAAGGGCCGGCAGGTCCCTGGGCATGAAGACCACCAGGGTGGCCCGTTCATGGACGGCCAGTTGCTCGATGGTGTCGGGGCGACCCTCATGCTGGAAGGGCGCCGTGATGATCACCTCTCCCAGGCCGACTTTCTGGGCGGCGTTGGCCGCGTTGAAACTGCTGAGTCCGGGCACCACCGTGGGGTTCAAATCGGCCAGGGCCTTGATCGTCCACATATCCGGGCCGTAAATGGTGGGGTCACCGGCGCTGAGCATGACCACGTGCCGGCCGCCCTGGACCGCTTCGCGCACCAGGGCGACAAATTCGTTCTGCTTCTGGTGGAACTCCTCACAGCTTCGGCCACGCCAGACCCGCTCGGCCGCGGGCACCTGGGCGCAATCGCGGCCGAAGAAGCGGAAGAGCACGCCGAAGCCCTCACGCACCTGCTTGTCCTTGAAATCCACCAGGGATGCCAGTTTTTCCCGGCTTCCGGGGGTGCAGAAAATCAGGTCGGCCTTTTGGATGGCGGACAAGGCCCGCCCGGTGAGCAGGTCGCTGTCGCCGGGGCCGATACCGACCAGGGTGTAGCTGCCCGGCACGGCGGCGGTCGCGGGACCGGCTAGGATTTGGGCCGCGACGGCGATCAGCAGCAGGGTCAGGCCGAGGGTTGACAAAGCATGGGGCCAGGGGAACCATTTGCGCATAATTTTATCTCCTTTATCAGAGCGCTTGTGGCGAAGTTCAGGGCGTTCCGTATTCATCCGGTGTCACGCGCCTTCGGTTTCGGCCATCCCCCCGGGGCTCCAGGCCCAAGATCGGTGCGATGCGCTGGAAATCGAGGTTTGCGAGCCGGGCGCGGTAATCCGCATGGTGCTTTTCAAAAACGTCGGACAGCGGCGTCACGGCGATGTCTCCTTCTGCGAGTCGGCCGCCTGACGGCGGGCCAATTCCAGAACCGACCGGCTTTCATCATTCCGGGGCCATTGTTGCAGGGCTTTCGTCAGTTGGACATGGGCTTCCCGGTGCCGGCCCTGCCGCAGGAGGGCGATGCCCAACTCCCCCCGGATCTCGGGATCGTCGGGGGATAGGTCCAGGGCCTTCCCGAGGGCCGTCACGGCCGGGCCCGAAGCGCCCCGGCGCTGCTCCACCATCCCCAGGAATTTAAAGGCCGCGGCATTGTGCGGGGCCAGTTCCGCGGCCCGGGCCAGGTGGCGGGCCGCTTGGTCCAGGTCGCCGTCGGAGGCCAGCAGAAGGCCCAGGGCCATCCGGGCGGAGGCGTGGTCCGGTTCCAGATCGAGGGCGGTTTGCAGATGCTCTCCTCCTTCGGCGCTGCGGTCGGCCGCCGTCAGGGCCACCCCGAGGTTGTAGTGGTCCATGGCGCGGGATACTCCGGTCTGGAGCTGGCGGGCGATGGCCTCGGCCTGGATGCCCGCGCAGTAAATCTTGAGGTC is part of the Desulfobacteraceae bacterium genome and encodes:
- the amrS gene encoding AmmeMemoRadiSam system radical SAM enzyme; translated protein: MHEALFYQAADENQAHCNLCHHRCRIAEGKRGLCGVRQNQGGKLYSLVYGKIIAERVDPIEKKPLYHFLPGSQAYSIGSVGCNFHCRHCQNFEISQIPRLGSGRIGGKDRTPAEIVAAARAAGCSSIAYTYTEPTIFFEFAYDTATLAHQAGIKNVFVSNGYMSAEAAHRIAPLLDAVNIDLKAFTEKFYHEICGARLKPVLETIALMNLLGVWLEVTTLVIPGLNDSKQELAEIAAFVKGVGEEVPWHVSAFYPTYKLTDVPPTPVATLRRAREIGLQAGLRHVYEGNVPGEAGAHTTCPGCGAVVIARSGRGSVRNRLQQGRCPECGQRIEGVGL
- the lhgO gene encoding L-2-hydroxyglutarate oxidase, which encodes MKTYDFVLIGGGIVGVSTAWQLQQRFPDAAILLVEKESGLACHQTGHNSGVIHAGVYYQPGSLKADFCRRGAAQTFAFCREHRLPVERCGKLLVATDPREVARMDALEVRCRQNRIVTRRLSQAELKRREPHITGLAALFVPATGITDYRKITAKMAALFTALGGEIKAGRPARALREKADGVALRVGDEPVGTRYLVACGGLMADRLALQMGIEIDFRIVPFRGEYFQLASRHNRIVRHLIYPIPDPDLPFLGVHLTRMIDGAVTVGPNAVLGWKREGYDRFNLDLGESLAMFGFPGFWRVIGANLASGAGEFRDSLYKPGYLKRVQKYCPELTLADLRPYPAGIRAQAVKRDGSLVHDFLFAESTRSLHVCNAPSPAATSAMPIGAYLCDKVAAKFKL
- a CDS encoding DUF4198 domain-containing protein, encoding MKKHIVCVALILFLALAAAPAGAHMLWLNPMDTHPAVGDTVEIGIGWGHEFPASRTHEEVKPDRVEAIQALDPDGAGVQLEKAAVDRYRLKIEKAGAYIVTARIKPGFFSMTPEGRKWGHKQEVENAVKCTSFQIEAKTVLLAGDLADGFDAAAGQALELIPAADPRELKAGETFAAQVRYQGNPLADAKVKAVYAGYQEPKSEDPASAEKQHGIKRYPVETRTDAQGRVEFEPDRPGHWLVILSHRPAYPDPETCDEAMYTVTYAMEVR
- a CDS encoding amino acid permease — translated: MESAPNTGDLRRELGLFSATILVIANMVGTGIFTTSGFILEELGSPRALLLCWLFGGLFALCGALCYGELGARFPRAGGEYVFLRESFGRPLAFLSGWISLIVGFSAPIAAAAIALATYLFQAFAIAAGEPLILSLWGVKLATLSPLTLTAVAAIVVFSLIHMHSLQMGSHIQNGLTVFKIALIVLFVLAAWLWGKGDAAHFSAPAAGPLSAEKFAVSLTFVSFAYSGWNAAAYLGAEITAPQRTIPLALVLGTAVVVCFYLLLNAVYIQALPMDRMAGVLEVGAVSATALFGAGVSRFFSAAVALGLFSLLSAMILTGPRIYYAMSRDGLFFSLFGRLNPARRTPAASIGLQAGLAIVMVLSASFDTLLIYIGFTLSLCAMLTVIGLMRVRRRTGIDGPAYRTPGYPVTPMLFILGNTWIIIFSIRGRPVAALFGLATIAAGLAVFYLFARRRDQSPEYGDQPSASGLRQ
- a CDS encoding UvrD-helicase domain-containing protein; its protein translation is MKLTPEQEAVVARDLTPGEVLKVIAFAGTGKTTTLVRYAAARPRMRFLYVAFNKSVQLEAAARFPANVVCKTSHALAFARFGVKHRQRLVPGFKANTVMQALGLDGYEAAKFTIDTLMNYLLSADARVGKRHIPFVCRQYFEALKRPLPDVVALANRLGRLMCTAENPEIGMLHDGYLKLFQLSRPRLGYDCILLDEAQDINPVTAEVILSQPETPKILVGDPNQQIYSFRGAQNSLARVKSSETLYLTGSFRFHAKIAAVANLVLRQFKGEQKKLRGLRKKRAVGNGGPRTVVARTNAKVFEEAAAQTRRGKRVGFVGGIGGYRFNRLLDVYRLFQGAPHRIRDPYIRSFPSFGELEAYARAVEDLEAMSLCKVVQNHRHQIPLRVRAITERAVDEKQAEVVLTTAHKAKGLEWPDVTLADDFPDLVVGGEPISKDDLEADEFNLIYVSLTRAMDHLRLAPGCSLQALLAYVRQQEASEPPPPEG
- a CDS encoding NifB/NifX family molybdenum-iron cluster-binding protein, giving the protein MKIAISSTGRDLDAQVDTRFGRCLCFIVVDPATEGFEVLENTAAGNTGGAGVQAAQIVANAGVKVVLTGNLGPNAAQVLEAAGVQVHTGASGTVREVLQQHQGGGLQAAAGPTAAAPGGGRPAAMAAGRGGGMGRGGGRGMGRGGGRRGGGGFGAGPGGDCVCPACGERTPHRPGMPCFEARCPKCGAAMIRP